One window of the Anopheles cruzii chromosome 2, idAnoCruzAS_RS32_06, whole genome shotgun sequence genome contains the following:
- the LOC128278325 gene encoding protein patched, producing the protein MVVPTMDSLPRVPDTHGDTVDEKLFSDLYIRTSWFDASIALDQIEKGKARGRRSSVYMRSLFQSYLYSLGCSIQKHAGKVLFVAVLVLSTFCVGLKSATSHSTVRQLWIQEGGSLEHELAYTQKSLGETDSSTHQLLIQTPKDMEASILHPTALLAHLDVVRQAIAVTVHMYDTTWSLKDMCSSPNIPEIGIHFVQQIFENIVPCSIITPLDCFWEGSKLLGPQYPVHIPGQTNKVTWTSLNPQTLLKNIKAQNYQFPFDTLEQYMKRAGISTGYTEKPCLNPKDKQCPETAPNKRSGLVPDIGATLTGGCYGFAAKYMHWPEELVVGGGERNRTHHLRSGKALQTVIQLMGERELYDYWNNHYKVHHIGWNPEKAAEVLHAWQQKFSAEVHTIMQTNVKPLSHYGVYPFSSATLDDILGKHSSLDPLSLGIGLGLILVYTACSLLRWRDPPTGQSGVGLAGVGLIAVTTVAGLGFCALLGIAFNAATAQVIPFLALGLGVDHIFVLTHAYAERDPTEQTAHVLKKAGLSVLCSGATTAASFFAATLIPVPALRVFCQQGAILVAFDLAAVLLVFPAMISIDLRRRRSGRYDVLCCYLPPPPTNDPAKQQQRYHYHQQPPPPPPAVPSLVEAPTAATPEEQRQEEDSLLDCPSRSCFSFSLSQFAWKHYAPFIARGSVKLLGLLVLAGVIGASLFASTKLPDGLELTDLVPQNTNEHRFLSVQGKLFGFYSMYAVTQGDFEYPNNQKLLHEYHEAYVRVSHVIKNDNGGLPDFWLSLFRDWLANLQKAFDRDYRDGCITQERWYSNASNDAILAYKLLVQTGHVDNPIDKSLVTQVRLVDSDGVINPPAFYNYLSAWVWNDALAYGASQGNLRPDPREWLHAPSDFELKIPKSAPLTYTQLPFYLHGLSDTADIKTMISQIRELCSKFEARGLPNYPSGIPFMFWEQYMNLRPCLLKAVGCALLAAFCLVALLLLSAWGSLLIVLSIVAMLIQLLGVMMLLGIKLSAIPAVILIASVGLGVNYSVHVSLGFITSIGNRDRRARLALEHSLAPILHGVLTSVLAVCMLSMSSFEFVVRHFFWLLLSAIVLSAIHGLFFLPVLLSLFGPGAEVIPLQYANRISTPSPPPKRINKLSSSNKPIILNNKRSSCSRSCTKAHHHHKHNNVNLNNEPSLTTITEEPQSWKSSASSIASIHEKTNVPSGGHHHSNVPGAGSVGSGGGATGGSGGATADGSGLYGHPGHHYHHHHHHQPLAPELQSIVLQPEVTVETHHHGGEHQNTKVTATANIKVELVTPGRAARMVHTTASSTSSNNSTASSVSSAGSTNGSSGSGNGSSGSSSS; encoded by the exons GGCAAAGCACGGGGGAGACGGTCGTCGGTGTACATGCGGTCCCTGTTCCAGTCGTACCTGTACAGCCTCGGCTGCTCGATACAGAAGCACGCCGGCAAGGTGCTGTTCGTGGCGGTCCTGGTGCTGAGCACGTTCTGCGTCGGGCTGAAGTCGGCCACGTCCCACTCGACGGTGCGCCAGCTGTGGATACAGGAGGGCGGCTCGCTGGAGCACGAGCTCGCCTACACGCAGAAGTCACTGGGCGAGACGGACTCGTCCACGCACCAGCTGCTCATCCAAACGCCAAAGGACATGGAGGCGTCGATACTGCACCCGACCGCGCTCCTCGCGCACCTAGACGTGGTGCGGCAGGCGATCGCAGTGACGGTGCACATGTACGACACGACCTGGAGCCTCAAAGACATGTGCTCCTCGCCGAACATTCCGGAAATCGGCATCCACTTCGTCCAGCAGATCTTCGAGAACATCGTCCCGTGCTCGATTATCACGCCGCTCGACTGCTTCTGGGAGGGCAGCAAGCTGCTCGGGCCCCAGTACCCCGTCCACATACC GGGCCAAACGAACAAGGTGACGTGGACGTCGCTCAACCCGCAGACGCTGCTGAAGAACATCAAGGCGCAAAATTATCAGTTCCCGTTCGACACGCTCGAGCAGTACATGAAGCGGGCCGGCATCAGCACCGGGTACACCGAGAAGCCGTGCCTCAACCCGAAGGACAAGCAGTGCCCGGAGACGGCGCCGAACAAGCGGTCGGGCCTGGTGCCGGACATCGGGGCCACGCTCACTGGCGGCTGCTACGGGTTCGCCGCCAAGTACATGCACTGGCCGGAGGAGCTGGTGGTAGGCGGCGGGGAGCGCAACCGCACGCACCACCTCCGGTCGGGCAAGGCGCTCCAGACGGTGATCCAGCTGATGGGCGAGCGGGAGCTGTACGACTACTGGAACAACCACTACAAGGTGCACCACATTGGCTGGAACCCGGAGAAGGCGGCCGAGGTGCTGCACGCGTGGCAGCAGAAATTCTCGGCCGAGGTGCATACCATCATGCAGACGAACGTGAAGCCGCTGTCGCACTACGGCGTGTACCCGTTCTCGTCCGCCACGCTTGACGATATCCTCGGGAAGCACTCGAGCCTGGACCCGCTCAGCCTCGGCATCGGCCTCGGCCTTATCCTCGTGTACACGGCGTGCTCGCTGCTCCGCTGGCGCGATCCGCCCACCGGCCAGAGCGGCGTCGGGCTGGCCGGTGTGGGGCTGATCGCGGTGACCACGGTCGCCGGGCTCGGGTTCTGTGCCCTGCTCGGGATCGCGTTCAATGCGGCCACCGCCCAGGTGATCCCGTTCCTGGCGCTCGGGCTCGGCGTCGACCACATCTTCGTGCTGACGCACGCGTACGCGGAGCGGGACCCGACCGAACAGACGGCCCACGTGCTGAAGAAGGCCGGCCTGAGTGTGCTCTGTTCGGGTGCGACAACCGCGGCCTCGTTCTTTGCGGCCACCCTCATCCCGGTGCCGGCCCTGCGTGTATTCTGTCAGCAGGGTGCGATCCTGGTCGCGTTCGATCTGGCCGCCGTACTGCTCGTGTTTCCGGCGATGATCTCGATCGACCTGCGCCGTCGACGGTCCGGCCGGTACGACGTGCTGTGCTGCTATCTGCCACCCCCTCCGACGAACGATCCggccaagcagcagcagcggtaccATTACCaccagcaaccaccaccaccaccaccagcagtacCGTCGCTTGTAGAAGCACCAACAGCGGCGACACCGGAAGAGCAACGGCAGGAGGAAGACTCGCTGCTCGACTGTCCATCGCGCTCGTGCTTCAGCTTCTCGCTGTCGCAGTTCGCCTGGAAGCACTACGCCCCGTTCATTGCGCGCGGCTCGGTGAAGTTGCtggggctgctggtgctcgCGGGCGTCATCGGAGCGTCGCTGTTCGCCTCGACGAAGCTTCCGGATGGGCTCGAGCTGACCGACCTGGTGCCGCAGAACACGAACGAGCACCGGTTCCTGAGCGTGCAGGGCAAGCTGTTCGGGTTCTACAGCATGTACGCGGTGACGCAGGGTGACTTCGAGTACCCGAACAACCAGAAGCTGCTGCACGAGTACCACGAGGCGTACGTGCGCGTGTCGCACGTGATCAAGAACGACAACGGCGGGCTGCCGGACTTTTGGCTCAGCCTGTTCCGCGACTGGCTCGCGAACCTGCAGAAGGCGTTCGATCGGGACTACCGGGACGGGTGCATCACGCAGGAACGCTGGTACTCGAACGCGAGCAACGACGCGATCCTCGCGTACAAGCTGCTCGTGCAGACCGGCCACGTCGACAACCCGATCGACAAGAGCCTGGTTACGCAGGTGCGGCTCGTCGACTCGGACGGTGTCATCAACCCGCCCGCCTTCTACAACTATCTGTCCGCCTGGGTGTGGAACGATGCGCTGGCCTACGGTGCTTCACAG GGTAACCTACGGCCGGATCCGCGCGAATGGTTGCACGCGCCGTCCGATTTCGAGCTGAAGATCCCGAAAAGTGCCCCCCTAACCTACACCCAGCTGCCGTTCTACCTGCACGGCCTGAGCGACACCGCCGACATCAAGACGATGATCAGCCAGATCCGGGAGCTGTGCTCCAAGTTCGAGGCGCGCGGTTTGCCCAACTATCCCTCCG GCATTCCGTTTATGTTCTGGGAACAGTACATGAATCTGCGGCCCTGCCTGCTGAAGGCTGTCGGTTGCGCGCTGCTGGCCGCGTTCTGCTTGGTcgcgttgttgctgctgtcggcgTGGGGCTCGCTGCTGATCGTGCTCAGCATCGTCGCGATGCTGATACAGCTGCTCGGCGTCATGATGCTGCTCGGCATCAAGCTGTCCGCCATTCCGGCCGTCATCCTGATCGCCAGCGTCGGTCTGGGGGTCAACTACAGTGTGCACGTATCACTG GGATTCATTACGTCGATCGGAAACCGTGATCGGCGCGCCCGGTTGGCGCTCGAACATTCGCTGGCACCGATCCTGCACGGCGTGCTCACCTCGGTCCTGGCCGTCTGCATGCTGTCCATGTCGTCGTTCGAGTTCGTCGTGCGGCACTTCTTCTGGTTGCTCCTCAGTGCGATCGTCCTCAGTGCGATCCACGGACTGTTCTTCCTGCCCGTGCTGCTCAGTCTGTTCGGTCCGGGCGCGGAGGTGATACCGCTGCAGTACGCGAACCGCATCTCGAccccgtcgccaccgccgaagcGCATCAACAAGCTGTCATCGTCCAACAAACCGATCATCCTGAACAACAAACGTTCGTCGTGCTCGCGCAGCTGCACCAaagcgcaccaccaccacaagcaCAACAACGTGAATCTCAACAACGAACCATCGCTGACGACGATCACCGAGGAGCCGCAGTCGTGGAAGAGTTCCGCCTCGTCCATCGCGTCGATCCACGAGAAAACGAACGTCCCGTCCGGCGGTCACCATCACTCCAACGTGCCGGGGGCCGGCAGTgtcggtagtggtggtggagccACCGGAGGCTCCGGTGGGGCCACGGCCGACGGCAGTGGGTTGTATGGGCACCCGGGCCACCAttaccatcaccatcaccaccatcagccgcTGGCACCGGAGCTGCAGAGTATCGTGCTACAGCCGGAGGTGACGGTCGAGACGCACCACCACGGGGGAGAGCACCAGAACACCAAGGtgacggccaccgccaacatCAAGGTGGAGCTGGTGACACCGGGCCGCGCGGCCCGCATGGTgcacaccaccgccagcagcaccagcagcaacaacagcaccgctTCCTCCGTTAGCAGTGCCGGGAGCACCAACggaagcagcggcagcggcaatgGTagctccggcagcagcagtagttaG